A genomic region of Globicephala melas chromosome 9, mGloMel1.2, whole genome shotgun sequence contains the following coding sequences:
- the DBF4 gene encoding protein DBF4 homolog A isoform X3, with translation MRSPRTATKSSPCSPQLEKACAQQGRPNTAKTGRLKKPFVKVEDISQLYRPFYLQLTNMPFINYSVQKPSSPFDVDKPSTTQKETQVKLRIQTDGDKCGGIPVQLQLKEKKKKGYCECCLQKYEDLDTHLLSEQHRNFAQSNHYQLVDDIVSKLVFDFVEYERDMPKNKRIKYSVGSLSPITANVLKKFERKEKMELQHTSQKNSRENVQVMEHGFLDKETQEPEQKFMSTSEHIPHPSSELRGHDDKTSNKCSMLNPAENDIKENFISLNFISLSPHKNKQECILNVPKHKLIINENDLEVRVDHCPHRQQASVQVSHFSTDNSASQPKQKSDTVLFPAKDMKEKDLRSVFHRDSDLLAINSSQKHLTIQAKAPSQSPTEEPNPCDIKNMDSLPSGKIHRKVKILLRRNKKENLEPNVELDKKRTEFLTTQEENRICSSSVQSLLDLFQTSEEKSEFLGFTSYTENSGICDVLDIWEEENSNLLSVFFSSPSTSTFSGF, from the exons atgagaagcccacgcacggcaacaaagagtagcccctgctcgccgcagctagagaaagcctgtgcacagcaagggagacccaacacagccaaaa CAGGTAGACTCAAAAAGCCTTTTGTAAAGGTGGAAGATATAAgcca gcTTTATAGGCCATTTTATCTTCAGCTGACCAATATGCCTTTTATAAACTATTCTGTTCAGAAGCCCTCCAGTCCATTTGATGTAGATAAGCCATCTACCACCCAAAAGGAAACTCAGGTTAAACTAAG GATCCAAACAGATGGTGATAAATGTGGTGGAATCCCAGTTCAACTCcagttaaaagagaagaaaaaaaagggatatTGTGAATGTTGCTTGCAGAAATACGAAGATCTCGATACT catCTTCTAAGTGAGCAACACAGAAACTTTGCACAGAGTAATCACTATCAACTTGTTGATGACATTGTATCTAAGTTAGTTTTTGACTTTGTGGAATATGAAAGGGACATGcctaaaaataaaag aataaaatacagtgttGGTTCCCTTTCTCCTATTACTGCAAATGTTTTGAAAAAGTTTGAACGTAAAGAAAAGATGGAATTACAACATACTTCTCAGAAAAACTCCAGGGAAAATGTACAGGTGATGGAGCACGGTTTCCTGGATAAAGAAACCCAGGAACCTGAACAAAAGTTTATGTCTACTTCAGAACACATCCCACACCCTTCAAGTGAATTAAGAGGACATGATGATAAAACATCTAATAAATGTTCCATGTTAAATCCAGCTGAAAAtgacataaaagaaaattttatatctCTAAATTTTATATCTCTATctccacataaaaataaacaggaatgCATTCTTAATGTTCCTAAACATAAATTAATCATAAATGAAAATGACTTAGAAGTAAGGGTGGATCACTGTCCACATAGGCAACAGGCATCTGTACAAGTTTCTCATTTCAGTACGGATAATAGTGCATCTCAACCAAAACAAAAGTCAGATACTGTACTTTTTCCAGCAAAGGATATGAAGGAAAAGGACCTTCGTTCAGTATTTCATCGTGATTCTGATCTGTTAGCAATAAACAGTTCACAGAAGCACCTAACAATTCAGGCAAAGGCTCCATCCCAAAGCCCTACTGAGGAACCCAACCCATGTGACATCAAGAATATGGATAGTTTACCTTCTGGTAAAATCCATCGGAAAGTGAAAATActattaagaagaaataaaaaagaaaacctggaaCCAAATGTGGAGTTAGATAAGAAAAGAACTGAATTTCTTACTacacaagaagaaaacagaatttgtAGCTCATCAGTACAGTCTCTACTGGACTTATTTCAAACCAGTGAAGAAAAGTCAGAATTTTTGGGTTTCACAAGCTACACCGAAAACAGTGGTATATGTGATGTTTTAGATATTTGGGAAGAGGAAAACTCAAATCTGTTATCAgtgtttttctcttccccttcaaCTTCTACATTTTCTggtttttag